AGGCTTTTGCAGAAGCAGCAATGATGTCTGGGTCTGTACCCACTCCATTCACAATACGACCACCTTTTGCCAAGCGTACGGTAACCTCACCTTGAGACTGCGTACCTGAAGTAATGGCATTGACAGAATAGAGCAACTGCTCTGCCCCACTCTTAGCGATTTCTTCAATTGCATTTAAGCTTGCATCTACTGGACCATTACCTTCTGCTTCAGAGCTAATCTGTTTATCACCCATGCGGAACGTCACGCGAGATTTAGGGCGCTCGCCAGTTTCAGAATGCTGGCTTAGTGAAATAAATTTATAGTGCTCACCCTCTTCTGCAGCAGCAGAATCAGACATGATGGCAATAATATCTTCATCAAATATGTCAGACTTTTGGTCAGCCAATGCTTTAAATCTGGTGAAGGCTTCGTTCAAATCAGCCTCAGCCTCAACAGTGATTCCCAGCTCTTGCAAGCGCTGCTTAAAGGCATTTCGGCCAGATAACTTGCCCAAAACAATCTTATTAGCAGACCAACCCACATCTTCTGCACGCATGATTTCATAGGTGTCGCGGTTCTTCAAAATACCATCTTGATGAATGCCTGAGGTATGCGCAAAGGCATTGGCGCCTACTACGGCTTTATTAGGTTGCACAACAAAGCCAGTAATCTGAGAAACCAATTTAGAAGCAGGAACAATTTGTGTTGCATCAATGCCGCACACCATATCAAAATAGTCCTTGCGGGTCCGCAAGGCCATCACAATTTCCTCCAAGGCAGTATTACCTGCACGCTCGCCTAAGCCATTAATCGTGCACTCAATTTGACGGGCTCCGCCAATCTTTACGCCTGCCAAGGAATTGGCAACAGCCATTCCCAAGTCGTTATGGCAATGCACAGACCAAACAGCCTTATCAGAGTTAGGCACACGGGTTCGCAAAGTCTTAATAAACTCGCCATACAGCTCGGGAGTTGCATAACCTACGGTATCTGGAATGTTGATAGTAGATGCACCTTCGTTAATAACCGCCTCAACTACTCTGCACAAGAAATCCATTTCTGAGCGATAGCCATCCTCTGCAGAAAACTCAATATCTTCAGCTAAGTTACGTGCAAAACGGATGGAGCGTTTAGCCTGTTCTAAAACTTCTTCTGGAGACATGCGTAATTTCACGGCCATGTGCAATGGACTTGTTGCCAAGAATGCATGAATTCTTTTTGCATTAGCCGCTTGTAATGCATCAGCGGCTCGTGTGATGTCCTTATCGTTAGCTCTAGCCAAGGAACAAACAATCGAGTCCTTAACAGCGGCAGCCACCGCAGATATAGCCTGGAAGTCGCCCTCCGAGCTAGCAGCAAAGCCTGCCTCAATCACATCCACTTTAAGACGCTCTAACTGGCGCGCAATGCGTACTTTTTCGTCTTTAGTCATGGATGCGCCAGGTGACTGCTCACCATCACGCAAGGTGGTATCAAATATGATTACTTTGTCGCTCATCACTACTCTCCGGTTTTAAATACTTCTGAACTTCTTCAGATAACTCAATCTTATAAAACAAAAACCCCAGCAATTAGCTGGGGCTGGTATGTGGTGGTTAATGAATGTGCTTTATCTCATTAACTCAGGCCTTACCCGCCCCAAGCTTTAGGCTTAGTGCTAGCAGAAGGAGGCCAGATAAAGGTGAGAAATTCATCAACATGGAATTAATATACCCCAAAAATAGGGAATTAGCTAAAACGTTTACCGCTGAGACGCTCCCAAGCCCAAATTACATAGCCAGAGATGGAGTACACCACGAATAAACCAAACAGCGTTAAGGGCGGATTTGAGGAAATCAAGACAAAGGTCAAGATCATTAATACCATCACACCGAATGGCACTCGGTAACGGACATCCAGGGCCTTACCACTATAAAAGCGGGCATTAGAAACCATGGTGAGTCCAGCATAGACAGCGATAAAGAAGGTAATCCAAGGGATTGCTGTATCGCGAACTGGAATCTTATTGTCATCAGCCAACCAAATAAAGCCAGCCATTAATGCGCCTGCAGCCGGACTTGGCAGACCTTGAAAAAACTTCTTATCCACTACGCCCGTATTCACATTAAAGCGAGCTAAACGCAAGGCAGCGCCAGCACAATATGTGAATGCCGCCAACCACCCCCACTTACCTAAATCTTTTAAAGCCCACTCATAAGCAACCAAAGCAGGCGCAACCCCAAATGAGACCATATCAGCAAGAGAATCATACTGCTCACCAAATGCGCTTTGAGTGTTGGTCATACGGGCCACACGGCCATCCATTCCGTCCAATACCATTGAAGCAAAGATAGCGATTGCCGCAATCTCAAACTGGTGATTCATGGCGTTCACAATGGCATAGAAGCCACAAAACAAAGCTGCGGTTGTAAAGGCATTTGGAAGCAGATAGATGCCCTTGCTGCGTAAGCGGGGCTTTTGAGGATGCAACTCCTCTACTTCGTAATCAATACCATCACCTAAGTCTTCAGCCCATTGATCTTCTAAAGAAGTAACACGTCTCTGAGAGAGACGACTTCGGTCAATACGACCACGACGGCGAAATGTAGTCAAAGAATATCCCAGTGAATAATATTTCGAATCAATCCAAACCAGGCAAACGAGCCAAGGCTGTATTTGTTGCAAATACTTTATCACCAACGCTCACTAGCGGCTCTGCAGTTAGTGGCAAATAAATATCTACTCGCGAACCAAAGCGAATAAATCCATAGCGCTCACCTGCTTTGAGGCGATCGCCAACATGAATGTAGCAAAGAATGCGGCGGGCAATTAAACCAGCAACCTGGACCAAAGTAACCACTTGACCATTAGCATCGATAACAACAGCGTTACGCTCATTCTCCGTAGATGCCTTATCCAAATCTGCATTCACAAATTTGCCAGGGAAATATTGAATCTCTTTGACCAAGCCATTTACCGCACTACGATTAGAGTGCACGTTGAATACGTTCATGAACACGCTGATTTTGAGCGCTTCTCGGCCAGCATACGGATCATTGGTTTTTTCAACGACAACAATCCGGCCGTCTGCTGGAGATAAAACAAGATCACGACCTAAAGCAGGAATACGCTGTGGGTCACGAAAGAACTGCAGAACAAAGAAAAAAATGATCCAAAGAGGCCATGACCAAGCTATCCCACCTAAATAGTGAACCAGCAAAGTCACTGCCCCCACTAACGCTAAATACGGCCAACCTTCTTTCGCAATAATGGGGTGCGGATACATCATCTTTGTTCTGAGCCTTTTATTGAACTGCTATTAGTAGATGCTTAGTTCTTAGTCTGGTCAACTAACTTGTTCTTAGCAATCCAAGGCATCATGGCGCGTAATTTAGCACCAACAACTTCGATGTCATGTTCAGCATTCAAACGACGACGTGAAATCAAAGTAGGCGCACCTGCTTTGTTTTCCAAGATAAAGCTCTTAGCATACTCACCAGTCTGAATATCTTTCAAGCACTGACGCATTGCATTCTTAGTATCTTCAGTCACAACACGTGGGCCAGTAACGTACTCACCGTACTCAGCGTTGTTAGAGATGGAATAGTTCATATTGGCAATACCACCTTCGTAGATCAAGTCAACAATCAACTTGAGCTCATGCAAGCACTCGAAGTAAGCCATTTCAGGAGCGTAACCAGCTTCAACTAAAGTCTCAAAACCAGCTTTGATCAATTCAACCGCGCCGCCACAAAGAACAGCCTGCTCTCCGAACAAGTCAGTTTCAGTTTCTTCGCGGAAGTTGGTTTCAATGATGCCAGCACGACCACCGCCGTTAGCTGTTGCATATGACAAAGCAACATCACGAGCTGAACCGGACATATCTTGGTAAACAGCGATTAAATGAGGAACACCACCACCTTGAGCATAAGTACCACGCACTGTATGGCCAGGAGCTTTTGGAGCAATCATAATTACGTCCAAGTCAGCACGTGGCTGAACTTGACCGTAGTGAACGTTAAAGCCATGAGCAAACGCCAAAGCAGCACCTTGTTTGATATTGCCGTGAACTTCTTTGCTGTAAACATCAGCAATTTGCTCATCTGGCAAGAGCATCATGACTACGTCTGCATCTTTAACCGCTTCGCCAACTTCTTTGACTGTCAAGCCAGCATTCGCAGCCTTACTCCAGGAAGCGCCAT
This region of Polynucleobacter sp. JS-JIR-II-50 genomic DNA includes:
- the ilvC gene encoding ketol-acid reductoisomerase; translation: MKVFYDKDADLSLIKGKKVTIIGYGSQGHAHALNLKDSGCNVTVGLRKDGASWSKAANAGLTVKEVGEAVKDADVVMMLLPDEQIADVYSKEVHGNIKQGAALAFAHGFNVHYGQVQPRADLDVIMIAPKAPGHTVRGTYAQGGGVPHLIAVYQDMSGSARDVALSYATANGGGRAGIIETNFREETETDLFGEQAVLCGGAVELIKAGFETLVEAGYAPEMAYFECLHELKLIVDLIYEGGIANMNYSISNNAEYGEYVTGPRVVTEDTKNAMRQCLKDIQTGEYAKSFILENKAGAPTLISRRRLNAEHDIEVVGAKLRAMMPWIAKNKLVDQTKN
- a CDS encoding 2-isopropylmalate synthase; the encoded protein is MSDKVIIFDTTLRDGEQSPGASMTKDEKVRIARQLERLKVDVIEAGFAASSEGDFQAISAVAAAVKDSIVCSLARANDKDITRAADALQAANAKRIHAFLATSPLHMAVKLRMSPEEVLEQAKRSIRFARNLAEDIEFSAEDGYRSEMDFLCRVVEAVINEGASTINIPDTVGYATPELYGEFIKTLRTRVPNSDKAVWSVHCHNDLGMAVANSLAGVKIGGARQIECTINGLGERAGNTALEEIVMALRTRKDYFDMVCGIDATQIVPASKLVSQITGFVVQPNKAVVGANAFAHTSGIHQDGILKNRDTYEIMRAEDVGWSANKIVLGKLSGRNAFKQRLQELGITVEAEADLNEAFTRFKALADQKSDIFDEDIIAIMSDSAAAEEGEHYKFISLSQHSETGERPKSRVTFRMGDKQISSEAEGNGPVDASLNAIEEIAKSGAEQLLYSVNAITSGTQSQGEVTVRLAKGGRIVNGVGTDPDIIAASAKAYLSALNKLHDPSQAKLNAQMTP
- the pssA gene encoding CDP-diacylglycerol--serine O-phosphatidyltransferase; protein product: MTTFRRRGRIDRSRLSQRRVTSLEDQWAEDLGDGIDYEVEELHPQKPRLRSKGIYLLPNAFTTAALFCGFYAIVNAMNHQFEIAAIAIFASMVLDGMDGRVARMTNTQSAFGEQYDSLADMVSFGVAPALVAYEWALKDLGKWGWLAAFTYCAGAALRLARFNVNTGVVDKKFFQGLPSPAAGALMAGFIWLADDNKIPVRDTAIPWITFFIAVYAGLTMVSNARFYSGKALDVRYRVPFGVMVLMILTFVLISSNPPLTLFGLFVVYSISGYVIWAWERLSGKRFS
- a CDS encoding phosphatidylserine decarboxylase, with product MMYPHPIIAKEGWPYLALVGAVTLLVHYLGGIAWSWPLWIIFFFVLQFFRDPQRIPALGRDLVLSPADGRIVVVEKTNDPYAGREALKISVFMNVFNVHSNRSAVNGLVKEIQYFPGKFVNADLDKASTENERNAVVIDANGQVVTLVQVAGLIARRILCYIHVGDRLKAGERYGFIRFGSRVDIYLPLTAEPLVSVGDKVFATNTALARLPGLD